One window from the genome of Acanthochromis polyacanthus isolate Apoly-LR-REF ecotype Palm Island chromosome 21, KAUST_Apoly_ChrSc, whole genome shotgun sequence encodes:
- the prr36b gene encoding LOW QUALITY PROTEIN: nucleolar protein dao-5 (The sequence of the model RefSeq protein was modified relative to this genomic sequence to represent the inferred CDS: inserted 1 base in 1 codon), translating to MKPDGVPIAAMEPMETLESNPANEAAPAAGQEPNQAASPVEGEIPQQPAGEMGQAEPHSDQSKETAAAKTSNKTSGDPKAKTTNKAPAKTKPGATNPTKTTPGSRPNTSQSRLSNGVSKPQTNGVAKKTTPAAEKKSTPTSAPSKKPTGTAGAPASKTATKVGEKKATGTGPNTNSAKSATGTAAKKTPSTTANGVKSNTMAAAAKKPAAPKPASATPTKPSSAASPKPDKPPVSKTTRTPTTTGASSRPATGSTRPPTASTAKSSTATAKPATPKTPSTTAKPAAPKSTSTTPSGGKAPGSQTSKNATPVKKDVTKPATPASKKPAEXPLTRPSSTTKSKPETPKSAAKSDVATKKPAASKAADTKTPIRKESKPTPSKAPSKAPATKTSSPKKTVGSSTPTPVKRGPKPTAAAEPAKEIAAAVAAAAAIATAAAVVAGPEKAEPPAEVALEPPAVQVLEPTPEPVREPTPEPIREPTPEPVREPTPEPIREPTPEPVREPTPEPIREPTPEPVREPTPEPVREPTPEPVREPEPVREPTPEPVREPTPEPIQQLSFNQEASPEPPVEHLQAEQVQEPASSVHLDPFKFEESANDSVPSLGTTVMSPPCSPPGPASPVREPQNASSLMDMHVQPDLWDRDQDLVQSDMPPQSTVNMMGFQREEEKEKDEKFETQESQDEEDQEEEKENLFMPASTPPGTFNVMAQPHFLGASPLDDFTPRELISPHEKEEAVEKADEEINEDDDEEDDEDEEQRRLGHQPSSMITDLSSSQPSDDFQVRSLTFGGSTGWHGDDLLSGMDSEDVSSCTSSRQQGVSDLSSTQHTAILEGTQSSDALVDTSLRGSEGDGNLMGSPNVETLANEEEEDDEDERVDDMDLSSERVEEPHRAFQEQERDEEEDEDVEMHSEGITESCENADEDDFNEEERLDNLNRSGPPPCVPPASSWGQTNPFSDTWAQPVSLLSVSSPSPVSDHGAAESETPTQSPAQACLDASAPSFAPQSEQHESTHEDMKGSAPEDTHNLLAPPAVAMSQSSTLSGTALAAHSSSETSTPEELRDYDSSSGVESRSDKQQTPVPASVQPDMEQDLGIHLEKGDGEEEEAETLPADEVLGTGPPTAPASAPSSPSTSGDEASDTEGEMQINDPDAPMMMDESAGFESPPPTCNLPALEEDEEAGDHATGEGEEDGGGATPQSANSVASYGFDCTTSNSNAHSMAESCGKSPGIFSLENEEQLPEEAKDPSLIKELTLPSAAAAAQVEDLLGRPVDLMPLGHPGDSHPSLGDHHYMLGGKMVADELEDVDPLEPSHHLGAQDSGETDDSQPPYYSTICDKTDSFLAGNV from the exons ATGAAGCCGGATGGGGTTCCCATAGCAGCGATGGAGCCAATGGAAACATTGGAGTCCAATCCTGCAAATGAGGCAGCACCAGCTGCAGGACAGGAGCCCAACCAGGCAGCCAGTCCAGTGGAGGGTGAGATACCACAGCAGCCGGCAGGTGAGATGGGTCAGGCAGAACCACACTCAGACCAGTCCAAGGAAACTGCAGCTGCCAAGACCAGCAACAAGACCTCAGGAGACCCCAAAGCCAAGACGACCAACAAGGCCCCAGCCAAGACAAAGCCCGGCGCCACCAACCCAACGAAGACCACACCCGGCTCACGGCCCAACACATCTCAGAGCCGCCTCTCAAACGGCGTGTCTAAACCTCAGACCAACGGTGTGGCGAAGAAGACCACACCTGCTGCAGAAAAGAAGAGCACCCCGACCTCAGCTCCATCCAAAAAACCAACCGGGACCGCTGGGGCCCCAGCCTCCAAGACGGCCACCAAAGTGGGTGAGAAGAAAGCCACAGGGACCGGCCCTAATACCAACAGCGCAAAGTCAGCGACCGGAACGGCAGCCAAAAAGACACCTTCCACAACCGCTAATGGTGTCAAGTCCAACACCATGGCAGCTGCTGCTAAAAAGCCCGCAG CCCCAAAACCTGCTTCTGCAACACCCACCAAACCGAGCTCTGCTGCCTCACCCAAACCTGATAAGCCCCCAGTTTCCAAGACAACCAG GACCCCAACCACCACGGGAGCATCATCTCGTCCTGCCACAGGCTCGACTCGGCCACCCACTGCCAGCACAGCCAAGAGCTCCACAGCTACAGCCAAACCTGCCACCCCTAAAACACCCTCCACCACTGCCAAGCCTGCCGCCCCCAAATCCACCTCCACTACCCCCTCTGGTGGCAAAGCTCCAGGATCGCAGACATCCAAAAACGCAACCCCTGTCAAAAAAG ATGTCACCAAACCAGCCACCCCAGCATCCAAAAAGCCTGCAG TCCCCCTCACTCGTCCTTCCTCTACAACAAAGTCAAAACCCGAGACTCCCAAGTCGGCTGCAAAATCAGACGTCGCCACCAAAAAGCCTGCTGCTAGTAAGGCTGCAGACACAAAGACGCCCATCCGCAAAGAGAGTAAGCCCACTCCTTCCAAGGCTCCCTCCAAAGCGCCTGCAACCAAGACTTCCAGCCCGAAGAAAACTGTGGGAAGCAGCACCCCAACGCCTGTGAAACGTGGTCCTAAACCCACGGCAGCTGCTGAACCTGCAAAGGAGATAGCTGCAGCAGTAGCCGCGGCTGCAGCTATAgcaactgctgcagctgtggttgccGGGCCAGAGAAGGCAGAACCTCCAGCAGAAGTAGCTTTGGAGCCACCTGCTGTACAAGTATTAGAGCCCACACCAGAACCTGTCCGAGAACCAACACCAGAACCTATACGGGAACCGACACCAGAACCTGTCCGAGAACCAACACCAGAACCTATACGGGAACCGACACCAGAACCTGTCCGAGAACCAACACCAGAACCTATACGGGAACCGACACCAGAAC CCGTACGTGAACCGACACCAGAACCCGTACGTGAACCGACACCAGAACCCGTACGGGAGCCAGAACCCGTACGGGAGCCAACACCAGAACCCGTACGTGAACCCACACCAGAACCTATACAACAACTAAGTTTCAACCAAGAAGCATCTCCAGAACCCCCAGTAGAACATCTCCAAGCTGAACAGGTCCAGGAACCAGCCTCCAGTGTACACTTGGACCCTTTCAAATTTGAAGAGTCTGCCAACGACTCGGTTCCTTCACTGGGAACCACTGTCATGTCTCCTCCTTGCTCCCCACCGGGCCCTGCTTCTCCTGTCAGAGAACCACAGAATGCCTCGTCTCTGATGGACATGCATGTCCAGCCTGATCTCTGGGACAGGGACCAGGACCTGGTTCAGTCTGACATGCCTCCCCAGAGTACAGTCAATATGATGGGCTTCCAAAGagaagaggaaaaggaaaaagacgAAAAGTTTGAGACACAGGAGTCACAGGATGAGGAGGACcaggaagaagagaaggagaacCTGTTCATGCCTGCCTCCACACCTCCAGGGACCTTCAATGTTATGGCGCAACCTCACTTTTTGGGTGCCTCTCCTCTGGATGACTTCACTCCCAGAGAACTGATCTCCCCTCATGAAAAGGAGGAGGCAGTGGAAAAGGCCGATGAGGAGATCAATGAGGATGAcgatgaggaggatgatgaagatgaggaacAGAGGAGACTGGGCCACCAGCCGTCGTCCATGATCACTGACTTGAGCTCGTCTCAGCCGTCTGATGACTTCCAGGTCCGGTCCTTGACCTTTGGGGGCTCGACAGGTTGGCACGGCGACGACCTGCTGTCTGGGATGGACTCTGAGGACGTGAGCAGCTGCACCAGCAGTCGGCAGCAGGGAGTGTCTGACCTCAGCAGCACCCAGCACACCGCGATACTGGAGGGCACCCAGAGCTCAGACGCCCTGGTGGACACCAGCCTCCGTGGCTCTGAGGGTGATGGTAATCTAATGGGTTCTCCCAACGTGGAAACCCTGGCtaatgaagaagaggaggatgacGAAGATGAGAGGGTGGACGATATGGACCTGAGCTCTGAGAGAGTAGAGGAACCTCACAGAGCGTTCCAGGAGCAGGAACGAGATGAAGAAGAGGACGAAGATGTGGAGATGCACAGTGAAGGCATCACTGAGAGCTGTGAGAATGCAGATGAAGATGACTTTAATGAGGAGGAGCGCTTGGACAACCTCAACCGCTCTGGTCCTCCGCCTTGCGTCCCCCCTGCCTCCTCTTGGGGCCAGACCAACCCTTTCTCAGACACCTGGGCTCAGCCGGTCTCCCTGCTGTCCGTGTCCTCGCCCAGCCCAGTGTCGGACCACGGTGCTGCTGAATCTGAGACACCCACCCAGTCTCCTGCCCAGGCCTGTTTGGATGCCAGCGCTCCTTCCTTCGCTCCTCAGTCGGAGCAGCATGAGTCAACACATGAAGACATGAAGGGCTCAGCTCCTGAAGACACTCACAACCTCCTCGCTCCCCCAGCTGTAGCTATGTCCCAGTCCAGCACTCTGAGCGGCACAGCTCTGGCCGCCCACAGCAGCAGCGAGACGAGCACACCGGAGGAGCTCCGCGACTACGACAGCAGCTCTGGGGTCGAGTCCCGTTCAGACAAGCAGCAGACCCCAGTACCGGCTTCAGTCCAGCCCGACATGGAGCAGGATTTGGGGATTCACTTGGAGAAGGGCGATGGcgaagaggaggaggctgaGACTCTCCCAGCTGACGAAGTCCTGGGAACCGGACCCCCAACTGCTCCGGCATCTGCCCCTTCCTCCCCGTCAACATCAGGAGACGAGGCCAGCGACACAGAGGGCGAGATGCAGATCAATGACCCTGATGCTCCgatgatgatggatgagagcGCTGGGTTTGAAAGCCCTCCTCCTACCTGTAACCTGCCCGCTCTCGAGGAAGACGAGGAGGCCGGGGACCACGCCACCGGAGAGGGCGAAGAGGACGGAGGTGGAGCCACCCCTCAGTCAGCCAATTCGGTGGCGTCCTACGGCTTTGACTGCACCACGTCCAACTCTAACGCCCACTCCATGGCCGAGAGCTGTGGGAAAAGCCCGGGCATCTTCTCCCTGGAGAACGAGGAGCAGCTTCCAGAGGAGGCCAAGGACCCCTCCCTCATCAAGGAGCTGACCCTGccttcagctgctgctgccgcACAGGTGGAGGACCTGCTGGGCAGACCCGTGGACCTGATGCCTTTGGGCCACCCAGGAGACAGCCATCCCAGCCTGGGCGATCACCACTACATGCTGGGGGGGAAGATGGTGGCCGACGAGCTGGAGGACGTGGATCCGCTGGAGCCCAGCCACCACCTCGGGGCCCAGGATTCCGGAGAAACCGACGACAGCCAGCCGCCCTACTACTCTACCATATGTGATAAGACTGATAGTTTTCTGGCAGGTAACGTATAA